In Methanococcus maripaludis, a single window of DNA contains:
- the mptN gene encoding tetrahydromethanopterin:alpha-L-glutamate ligase: MRMGIISEERDWVTDELKFKMEKNDIDPVIIQPSKIISSIGSDVKFEQNNRSILDLKCAFVRNIGEGVEMFHRFDMLKYLENYIPIINPMDGIENAGNKFRTSFLMEVHKIPHPKTIVAEDVNKALIAADKFEDVVLKPLFGNQGKGLVRVKGRSTVAKLKALNTFKSTHGVIYMQEFVNNPNNVYRDIRAFAVGDKVISAMYRTSDNWITNIHQNGVPKKCEITDELTEIVLAAKDAVGLVYGGVDVLESTDGLKVIEVNACPSWEGLSRISDVDIAQNLIEEALNYSKEY, from the coding sequence ATGAGAATGGGAATAATTTCTGAAGAAAGAGACTGGGTAACCGATGAATTGAAATTCAAAATGGAAAAAAATGATATCGATCCGGTTATTATACAGCCTTCAAAAATAATTTCTTCTATTGGATCAGACGTTAAATTTGAACAGAATAATAGGAGTATACTCGATTTAAAATGTGCTTTTGTTAGAAACATTGGCGAAGGAGTCGAAATGTTTCACAGGTTTGACATGTTGAAGTATCTTGAAAATTATATACCCATAATAAATCCGATGGATGGAATTGAAAATGCCGGAAATAAATTTAGAACCTCTTTTTTAATGGAAGTCCATAAAATTCCGCACCCAAAAACAATCGTTGCAGAAGATGTAAACAAAGCACTCATTGCAGCAGATAAATTTGAAGATGTTGTTTTAAAACCTCTTTTTGGAAATCAAGGAAAAGGGCTTGTACGAGTTAAGGGAAGATCAACTGTTGCTAAATTAAAGGCTTTAAATACTTTTAAAAGCACTCACGGCGTAATTTACATGCAGGAATTTGTAAATAATCCAAATAATGTTTATCGAGACATCAGGGCATTTGCAGTTGGTGACAAGGTAATTTCTGCAATGTATAGAACATCTGATAACTGGATTACAAACATACATCAAAACGGAGTTCCTAAAAAGTGTGAAATAACCGATGAATTGACTGAAATTGTGCTTGCGGCAAAAGATGCAGTTGGACTCGTTTATGGTGGTGTGGATGTGCTTGAAAGTACTGATGGATTGAAAGTTATCGAAGTAAATGCATGCCCGTCATGGGAGGGACTTTCAAGGATTTCCGATGTAGATATCGCTCAAAATTTAATTGAAGAAGCTTTAAATTATTCAAAAGAGTATTAA
- a CDS encoding MnmC family methyltransferase yields the protein MLPNKKALELIKIYMKKDFTSKNLNELTKKLIELDLLIKTEDGTFTVRSEDPEELMHSRVGALKEGIEKFAIPSKIEDIKNPKILDLCSGMGYNAVSALHYNINSEIDIVEYSKEMLFLSLALDIPIKEHLLVKNAISEFFKGITDEKIRIFNEDARITLLRKDLKKYNCVFHDAFSPANDPVLYTVDFLKLIYENMDDSGVLISYSSSIPFRSALVECGFVISEGPSVGRKRGATLAYKNPNEIQKSEIKRIPESDERLIALSSVGVPFYDKNLNLNSSEIIKNREIERVNLKNLLGNKCYSTTKIKSGKIDEKLLKIQKENLNSSEIIKKMNKIYFEN from the coding sequence ATGCTTCCGAATAAAAAAGCACTCGAGTTAATTAAAATTTACATGAAAAAAGATTTTACTTCAAAAAATTTAAACGAGCTAACTAAAAAACTAATAGAATTAGATTTACTTATAAAAACAGAAGACGGGACATTTACCGTTCGATCAGAAGATCCTGAAGAATTGATGCACTCAAGAGTTGGAGCTTTAAAAGAAGGAATTGAAAAATTTGCGATTCCTTCAAAAATTGAAGATATTAAAAATCCAAAAATTTTGGATCTATGCAGTGGCATGGGCTACAATGCAGTTTCTGCACTTCATTACAATATAAATTCAGAAATAGATATAGTTGAATACAGTAAAGAAATGCTTTTTTTATCGCTTGCACTCGATATCCCAATAAAAGAACATTTACTGGTAAAAAATGCAATATCTGAATTTTTCAAAGGAATTACGGATGAAAAAATTAGAATTTTTAATGAAGATGCGAGAATTACGCTTTTGAGAAAAGATTTAAAAAAATACAATTGCGTGTTTCACGATGCCTTTTCGCCTGCGAACGATCCTGTATTATATACAGTTGATTTTTTAAAGTTGATCTATGAAAATATGGATGATTCTGGTGTTTTAATATCATACTCTTCATCAATTCCATTTAGAAGTGCACTTGTCGAATGCGGATTTGTAATTTCTGAAGGGCCCTCAGTTGGACGAAAAAGAGGAGCTACATTAGCTTACAAAAATCCAAACGAAATTCAAAAAAGTGAAATAAAAAGAATTCCTGAAAGTGATGAAAGGTTAATTGCACTATCTAGTGTCGGAGTTCCGTTTTACGATAAAAATCTGAATTTAAATTCTTCTGAAATTATTAAAAATAGGGAAATTGAAAGAGTAAATCTAAAAAATTTGCTTGGAAATAAATGTTATTCGACTACAAAGATTAAAAGCGGAAAAATAGATGAAAAACTCCTAAAAATTCAAAAAGAAAATCTAAATTCATCTGAAATTATTAAAAAAATGAATAAAATATATTTTGAAAATTAA
- the psmB gene encoding archaeal proteasome endopeptidase complex subunit beta, whose translation MISNSEYHKEYMKGTTTVGLLCKDGVVLATDKRATMGNLIADKEAKKLYKIDDYIAMTIAGSVGDAQSLIRLISAEAKIYKMRTGNNMTPLSCTTLISNVLHGNRHYPLLTQLILGGYDLINGAKLFSLDPVGGINEESSFTATGSGSPTAYGVLEAEYRSDVTIDKGLLVAVKALSSAMQRDAYSGNGISLAHINKDGVNIYSDEEIEGFLKKINKKR comes from the coding sequence ATGATATCCAACAGCGAATACCATAAAGAGTATATGAAAGGAACGACCACCGTAGGATTACTTTGTAAGGATGGCGTCGTTTTAGCTACTGATAAAAGGGCTACTATGGGCAATCTTATCGCGGATAAAGAAGCGAAAAAGTTATATAAGATTGATGACTACATAGCAATGACTATAGCTGGAAGTGTTGGTGATGCTCAGTCACTCATAAGGCTTATTTCTGCGGAAGCAAAAATATACAAGATGAGAACTGGAAACAATATGACTCCTCTTTCCTGCACTACATTAATAAGTAACGTCTTGCATGGTAACAGACACTACCCTCTTTTAACACAATTAATACTCGGTGGATACGACCTGATTAACGGAGCTAAACTGTTTTCACTCGATCCAGTTGGGGGCATTAATGAAGAATCTTCATTCACTGCCACAGGATCAGGTTCACCTACTGCTTACGGAGTACTTGAAGCAGAATACCGTTCTGATGTCACAATAGACAAAGGATTATTAGTTGCTGTAAAAGCCCTTTCGTCTGCCATGCAAAGAGATGCATACTCTGGAAATGGTATTTCCCTAGCTCATATCAATAAAGATGGGGTAAACATATATTCAGACGAAGAAATTGAGGGTTTTTTGAAAAAAATCAACAAAAAAAGATAA
- a CDS encoding Mrp/NBP35 family ATP-binding protein: protein MAEECSGNCDSCSSSSDCSDTKKMMEQQNAQIRNNMSKIKHKIAVMSGKGGVGKSTVTVNLAATLNMMGYKVGVLDGDIHGPNIPQMLGVDQIQPMADENGIYPIATPQGIKTMSIGYFLPDKNTPVIWRGPKASGAIRQFLSDVNWGELDFLLIDTPPGSGDIQITTLQAIPDIDGILIVTTPEEVSVLDARKSVSTANTLEIPIIGIIENMGGFVCPECDKVIDIFGKGGGEKAAKELNVFFLGRIPLDIKARIASDRGVPMVTMDCKASEEFKKVVNTVLERIKKE, encoded by the coding sequence ATGGCAGAAGAATGCTCTGGAAATTGCGACAGTTGTAGTTCAAGTTCCGACTGTTCAGATACCAAAAAAATGATGGAACAGCAAAATGCACAAATTAGAAACAATATGTCAAAAATTAAGCATAAAATAGCAGTTATGAGTGGTAAGGGAGGAGTAGGTAAATCCACAGTTACCGTAAACCTTGCAGCAACCCTTAACATGATGGGATACAAAGTTGGAGTTTTAGATGGAGATATCCACGGCCCAAATATTCCACAAATGCTTGGAGTAGACCAAATCCAACCAATGGCTGATGAAAATGGAATTTACCCAATAGCTACCCCACAAGGAATTAAAACAATGTCTATTGGATATTTCTTGCCAGATAAAAACACACCAGTTATATGGAGGGGTCCAAAAGCAAGCGGTGCCATCAGACAATTCTTAAGCGATGTTAATTGGGGAGAACTCGACTTTTTATTAATAGACACCCCCCCAGGATCTGGAGATATCCAGATAACAACATTACAAGCAATTCCCGACATTGACGGAATTTTGATCGTCACAACCCCTGAAGAAGTATCTGTTTTGGATGCAAGAAAATCAGTATCCACTGCAAATACCTTAGAAATTCCAATAATCGGAATTATTGAAAACATGGGCGGATTTGTATGTCCGGAATGTGACAAAGTAATCGACATATTTGGTAAAGGTGGCGGTGAAAAAGCTGCAAAAGAATTAAATGTATTTTTCCTTGGAAGGATCCCTCTCGACATTAAAGCAAGAATTGCATCCGATAGAGGAGTTCCAATGGTTACAATGGACTGTAAAGCATCAGAAGAATTTAAAAAGGTTGTTAATACCGTTCTTGAAAGAATTAAAAAAGAATAA
- the proS gene encoding proline--tRNA ligase: MEFSEWYSDILEKAGIYDLRYPIKGCGVYLPYGFKIRRYSFEILRKLLDETGHDETLFPMLIPENLLAKEGEHIKGFEDEVFWVTHGGKTPLEVKLALRPTSETTMYYMMKQWIKVHTDLPLKLYQVVNTFRYETKHTRPLIRLREIMSFKEAHTAHATKEDCDAQIKEALNLYGEFFDEICVPYIISKRPEWDKFPGADYTMAFDTIYPDGKTMQIGTVHNLGQNFAKTFELEFETPDGEKDFVYQTCYGISDRAIASLISVHGDEKGLVIPVDVAPIQIVLIPLLFKGKEEIVMEKIKELNSTLKSEFRVHLDDRDIRPGRKYNDWEIKGVPLRIELGPRDIENGQALIVRRDTGEKITVEYSNILEEVEKIVSMYKENLKIKADEKIKNFLTVVDFESDVNALSEKVKAALLENKGIILIPFDESVYNEEFEELIDASVLGQTTYEGKDYISVARTY; encoded by the coding sequence ATGGAATTTTCTGAATGGTATAGCGATATATTAGAAAAAGCCGGAATTTACGACTTAAGATACCCTATAAAAGGATGTGGGGTTTATTTACCCTATGGTTTTAAAATCAGAAGGTATTCTTTTGAAATCTTAAGAAAATTACTTGATGAAACAGGACATGACGAAACACTCTTTCCAATGTTAATTCCTGAAAATTTACTTGCAAAAGAAGGAGAACACATCAAAGGGTTTGAAGATGAAGTTTTCTGGGTAACCCATGGTGGAAAAACACCTCTTGAAGTAAAACTTGCATTAAGGCCTACTTCTGAAACCACAATGTACTACATGATGAAACAATGGATTAAAGTACATACTGACCTTCCATTGAAACTCTATCAGGTTGTAAACACTTTCAGATACGAAACAAAGCATACAAGGCCACTTATTAGATTAAGAGAAATAATGAGTTTCAAAGAAGCACACACTGCTCACGCAACAAAAGAAGATTGTGATGCTCAAATTAAAGAAGCATTAAATCTCTACGGCGAGTTCTTCGATGAAATCTGTGTGCCATACATCATTTCTAAAAGACCAGAATGGGATAAATTCCCAGGAGCAGACTACACAATGGCATTTGATACCATATATCCAGATGGAAAAACAATGCAAATTGGAACAGTTCACAATCTTGGTCAAAACTTTGCAAAAACTTTCGAACTTGAATTTGAAACTCCGGATGGCGAAAAAGATTTCGTGTACCAAACATGCTACGGAATTTCTGATAGGGCAATTGCATCATTAATTTCAGTTCACGGGGACGAAAAAGGTCTTGTAATCCCTGTAGATGTTGCACCAATCCAGATTGTTCTTATCCCGTTATTATTCAAAGGAAAAGAAGAAATCGTGATGGAAAAAATTAAAGAATTAAATAGTACATTAAAATCAGAATTCAGAGTGCATTTAGACGATAGAGACATCAGACCAGGAAGAAAATATAACGACTGGGAAATAAAAGGAGTTCCTTTAAGAATCGAACTTGGACCGAGAGATATCGAAAATGGACAGGCCTTAATCGTTAGAAGAGATACTGGCGAAAAAATAACTGTTGAATATTCAAATATTTTAGAAGAAGTTGAAAAAATAGTTTCAATGTACAAGGAAAACTTAAAAATAAAGGCTGATGAAAAAATTAAAAATTTCTTAACAGTTGTTGACTTTGAAAGCGACGTAAATGCACTTTCAGAAAAAGTTAAAGCTGCACTTTTAGAAAATAAAGGAATAATACTAATTCCATTTGATGAATCAGTGTACAACGAAGAATTTGAAGAATTGATTGATGCATCAGTTTTAGGTCAAACCACCTATGAAGGAAAAGACTATATTTCAGTTGCCAGAACTTACTAA
- a CDS encoding DUF1894 domain-containing protein: MSCIDNYNHEILLKGSFKECSDYIKKNYKNIREFNPGDELLEGVMLIGLPPIPVAYEDDFVIFPFTKPCYGSHVLRVPLKQYMKSQEKIKDGNEKKGILSKLKFW; the protein is encoded by the coding sequence ATGTCATGTATTGATAATTATAACCATGAAATTCTCTTAAAAGGTTCGTTTAAAGAATGCAGTGATTATATTAAAAAAAATTACAAAAATATTCGTGAATTTAATCCTGGCGATGAACTATTGGAAGGAGTAATGCTTATTGGACTTCCCCCAATTCCTGTTGCTTACGAGGATGATTTCGTAATTTTTCCGTTTACAAAGCCCTGCTATGGAAGTCACGTACTCAGGGTTCCATTAAAGCAGTACATGAAATCACAAGAAAAAATTAAAGATGGTAATGAAAAGAAAGGAATACTTTCAAAATTGAAATTCTGGTAA
- a CDS encoding DUF1890 domain-containing protein: MRIMIILGCPEPPVLVPSFMFLLNMLKNKGHEIIVSANPAALKLIESVDPEKYYLKGIGFQPIDEGLKNKAEVDYIFGFAHNDAAVNYIITYKMTHNVDTSAIVFGKEFKDELVQILTENGVNAQMARAFHNPTPLNVKLKKIFSEF; encoded by the coding sequence TTGAGAATAATGATAATTTTGGGATGTCCAGAGCCCCCTGTTTTGGTTCCTTCGTTCATGTTTTTATTAAATATGCTTAAAAACAAAGGACACGAAATAATAGTTTCAGCAAACCCCGCAGCATTAAAATTGATTGAATCCGTGGATCCTGAAAAGTATTATTTGAAAGGAATCGGTTTTCAACCAATTGATGAAGGTCTTAAAAATAAGGCTGAAGTTGATTATATTTTTGGTTTCGCGCACAACGATGCAGCAGTTAATTATATTATAACGTACAAAATGACACACAATGTGGATACGTCAGCAATCGTTTTCGGAAAAGAGTTTAAAGATGAATTGGTGCAAATTTTAACTGAAAACGGAGTTAATGCACAGATGGCAAGAGCTTTCCACAACCCAACGCCACTAAATGTTAAACTTAAAAAAATATTTTCAGAATTTTAA
- a CDS encoding MATE family efflux transporter — protein MAYKSEFLGTEDVKKLLVKLSIPAIIGMLIMALYNVVDGFFIGRWVGTAAFTGIALIFPFQMIIMAFGVTFGIGGSSLLSRKLGEGDLDSARKAGGNSISSVLILSVLITIIGIVFMVPILNILGTSAEVFPYAKDYYEIILYGTIFNSYLIAANNLVRAEGMAKVAMFAMVVPAIINMILDALFIMVFNMGIKGAAIATVLSQIIGVIYILKHQFGKNTSIKYAMNDFLINLKILKETVFIGSSEFAKLIISSVLVIVGNNLLGIYGGDIAIAIYGVIMRIAMLLLMPVLGIVQGLQPIVGYNYGKGQLNRVSESIKLALVGTTGLCLLGFILVMIFPEIFIQIFVTDPNVIAQGVFATRAFFMFSFLIGAQMTIGGLYQSLGRAKPAFIISCARQTLFLMPTMIILPIFFGLNGIWFSFPIGDLLGFTLASGIIYKDRKSLKLSS, from the coding sequence ATGGCATACAAAAGTGAATTTTTAGGTACTGAAGACGTTAAAAAACTTTTAGTTAAACTCTCGATCCCTGCAATAATTGGAATGTTGATAATGGCGCTTTATAACGTAGTCGATGGATTTTTTATCGGCAGATGGGTCGGAACAGCTGCATTTACTGGAATTGCACTGATATTTCCATTCCAAATGATAATTATGGCATTTGGAGTAACTTTTGGAATCGGTGGATCATCCCTTTTATCGAGAAAACTTGGTGAAGGAGATTTAGACTCTGCAAGAAAAGCCGGAGGAAATTCAATCAGCAGCGTTTTGATTTTATCAGTTTTGATAACAATTATCGGAATTGTATTCATGGTTCCAATTTTAAACATTCTTGGAACCTCTGCCGAAGTATTCCCTTACGCAAAAGACTATTATGAAATAATACTCTACGGAACGATATTTAACAGTTATTTAATTGCTGCAAACAACCTTGTTCGTGCAGAAGGAATGGCAAAAGTTGCAATGTTTGCAATGGTTGTTCCTGCAATTATAAACATGATTCTTGATGCATTATTTATCATGGTATTTAATATGGGAATCAAAGGTGCAGCAATTGCAACAGTACTATCTCAAATTATAGGTGTAATTTACATATTAAAACACCAGTTTGGAAAAAATACGAGCATTAAATACGCAATGAATGATTTTTTAATTAATTTAAAGATTTTAAAAGAAACAGTGTTTATCGGATCTTCTGAATTTGCAAAACTAATTATAAGCAGCGTCCTTGTAATTGTTGGAAATAATTTGCTTGGAATATATGGTGGAGATATTGCAATTGCAATTTACGGAGTAATTATGAGAATCGCAATGCTTTTGCTAATGCCTGTTCTTGGAATCGTGCAGGGTTTACAGCCAATTGTTGGATATAATTACGGAAAAGGACAGTTGAATAGAGTCAGCGAATCAATAAAACTCGCGTTAGTTGGAACTACGGGTCTCTGTTTACTCGGATTTATACTTGTAATGATATTCCCTGAAATATTTATACAGATATTTGTAACTGATCCAAACGTAATTGCACAGGGGGTTTTCGCAACAAGGGCATTTTTCATGTTCTCATTCCTTATCGGAGCACAAATGACAATAGGTGGATTATACCAGTCACTAGGTAGGGCAAAACCTGCATTCATCATTTCTTGCGCAAGACAGACTTTATTCTTAATGCCCACCATGATTATTTTGCCAATATTCTTTGGATTGAATGGAATATGGTTTTCATTTCCAATTGGAGATTTGTTAGGGTTCACCCTTGCAAGCGGCATTATCTACAAAGATAGAAAATCATTAAAACTATCTTCTTAA
- a CDS encoding PadR family transcriptional regulator — protein MDDKIEISNVESAILGLLLEKPMYGYEIEKIIEERNMRQWTEIAFSSIYYVLKKLEEKELVEGETINKHGRTRKTYFATPLGQKAMQNKVKDLISNYEKLISGFDLGMSKLDILSKEEALECFEKYISAIEEKIDYMNDINKTIENDCPKHILALSNRCLAHLTTEKEFIIEFKEKFKD, from the coding sequence ATGGATGATAAAATCGAAATTTCGAATGTAGAATCTGCAATTTTGGGTTTGCTCCTTGAAAAACCGATGTACGGTTATGAAATTGAAAAAATAATCGAAGAAAGAAACATGAGGCAGTGGACAGAAATTGCATTTTCTTCGATATACTATGTTTTAAAAAAATTGGAAGAAAAAGAGCTTGTTGAAGGCGAAACCATTAATAAACATGGAAGAACTCGAAAAACATACTTTGCAACACCATTAGGACAAAAAGCAATGCAAAACAAGGTAAAGGACCTTATTTCGAATTATGAAAAGTTAATATCAGGTTTTGACCTTGGAATGAGTAAGTTGGACATTCTATCAAAAGAAGAAGCGTTGGAATGTTTTGAAAAGTACATATCGGCAATTGAAGAAAAGATCGATTACATGAATGATATAAACAAAACTATTGAGAATGATTGTCCAAAACATATTTTGGCACTTTCAAATAGATGTTTAGCTCATTTAACCACTGAAAAGGAATTTATTATAGAATTTAAGGAGAAATTTAAAGATTAA
- the leuS gene encoding leucine--tRNA ligase, with the protein MDQNGVNAGNGHKSIDLIQIMDKWQKKWTEAKIFEAEHDLRDKFFITAAFPYLNGVLHAGHLRTFTIPETIARYQRMKNKNVLWTFGFHVTGTPILGLANQIKERKEDIIWAYNNLHNIPMDELIKLDTPEAIVECFSKKATEAFKRMGFSLDWRRNFKTDDKVFSKFIEWQFYKLKEMGHITKGSHPVRYCPKCENPVEDHDLLHGEESTTVEYSLIKFTSEFDGKEIIMPMATLRPETLFGVTNAWVNPNEMYVMAEVYDEIQKLDSEDVDLKYNGIWIVGKECADKLKEQDRKIEILKEIKGSELLGLKIKNPVTKKEVPLFPADFVEMGIGTGCVMGVPAHAPYDYIALRDLGKIEEVGLIPLIEIEGYDKFPAKEIVEKLGVKDQNDDELLEQATSKIYKDEFHKGKLNENCGEYAGISVKDIKEKLTKDYLNSNIAEIMYEFSEQKVVCRCGEKCIIKTVKGQWFINYSDENWKKLAHECIDSMNFAPENIRQEFHNKVDWMKDKACARKKGLGTLLPFDENWIIESLSDSTIYMAYYTIARFINEGLTPEQLVPELFEYVFLGNGNVEEIAKNSNISKETIEEMRKEFLYYYPLDWRCSAKDLIPNHLTFMIFNHVALFKKEHWPRGIEINGYVTIEGKKLSKSKGPVLPVSEVAENFGADVARFYITTCAELPQDADVKFKEMEKARDNLIKLYELAVSVMEEESTQKEFSLIDKWLLHKTYSSIKGAETAYEEFQLRKIGLMFYELINDLRWYKRRGGENNNVLKEVVEIWTKLLSPVTPHLCEEIWEKLGYSGFISQEMYPEIKSELINEDLELGEEFIKSAMEDIRNIKGVAKINPEKMYLYTADDWKYDLLEFMNENSEKNVKAIIPLVMKEDKFKRHGKEVMKLINEIMKIGVKKAIAEVEILENAKTFIESEFDCEVIVNGEDVKGKKKFAIPYKPAIYME; encoded by the coding sequence ATGGATCAAAATGGAGTAAACGCGGGAAATGGACATAAATCTATTGATTTAATTCAAATAATGGACAAATGGCAGAAAAAATGGACGGAAGCTAAAATTTTTGAAGCTGAACACGATTTAAGGGATAAATTTTTCATAACTGCTGCATTCCCATACTTAAACGGGGTACTTCACGCAGGACACTTAAGAACATTTACAATTCCAGAAACAATTGCAAGATACCAGAGAATGAAAAATAAAAACGTGCTCTGGACATTTGGATTTCACGTTACTGGAACTCCAATTTTAGGTCTTGCAAACCAGATCAAAGAAAGAAAAGAAGATATTATCTGGGCTTACAACAATTTACACAACATTCCAATGGATGAACTCATAAAACTGGACACTCCTGAGGCAATAGTTGAATGTTTTTCAAAAAAAGCAACAGAAGCATTTAAAAGAATGGGATTTTCACTTGACTGGAGAAGAAACTTTAAAACCGACGATAAAGTTTTCAGTAAATTCATAGAATGGCAGTTTTATAAATTAAAAGAAATGGGCCACATTACAAAAGGATCACACCCTGTAAGGTACTGTCCTAAATGTGAAAACCCTGTAGAAGACCACGATTTACTCCATGGGGAAGAATCAACAACAGTAGAATACAGTTTAATCAAATTTACTTCTGAATTTGACGGAAAAGAAATAATAATGCCAATGGCAACATTAAGGCCTGAAACACTCTTTGGTGTAACCAATGCATGGGTTAATCCAAATGAAATGTACGTAATGGCGGAAGTTTACGATGAAATCCAGAAATTGGATAGTGAAGACGTTGATTTAAAATACAACGGAATCTGGATTGTTGGAAAAGAATGTGCTGATAAATTAAAAGAGCAAGATAGAAAAATTGAAATTTTAAAAGAAATCAAAGGAAGCGAATTACTCGGTTTAAAAATCAAAAATCCAGTTACTAAAAAAGAAGTTCCTCTTTTCCCTGCTGATTTCGTTGAAATGGGAATTGGAACAGGATGCGTAATGGGTGTTCCAGCACACGCACCATATGATTACATTGCTTTAAGGGATCTCGGAAAAATCGAAGAAGTAGGCCTTATTCCATTAATTGAAATTGAAGGATACGATAAATTCCCGGCAAAAGAAATTGTAGAAAAACTTGGAGTTAAAGATCAAAATGATGATGAATTACTCGAGCAAGCAACGAGCAAAATTTACAAGGATGAATTCCACAAGGGAAAATTAAATGAAAACTGCGGAGAATACGCAGGAATTTCTGTAAAGGATATTAAAGAAAAATTAACAAAAGATTACCTAAATTCAAATATTGCAGAAATAATGTACGAATTTTCAGAGCAGAAAGTTGTTTGCAGGTGCGGTGAAAAGTGCATTATAAAAACAGTAAAAGGACAGTGGTTTATTAACTATTCTGACGAAAACTGGAAGAAACTCGCTCACGAATGTATCGACAGCATGAACTTTGCGCCTGAAAACATAAGGCAGGAATTCCACAACAAAGTTGACTGGATGAAGGACAAAGCCTGTGCAAGGAAAAAGGGGCTTGGAACATTACTGCCATTTGACGAAAACTGGATTATCGAGTCTTTGTCGGACAGTACAATTTACATGGCATACTACACAATTGCAAGATTTATAAACGAAGGATTAACTCCAGAACAGCTTGTTCCAGAATTATTCGAGTACGTATTCCTTGGAAACGGGAATGTTGAAGAAATAGCTAAAAATTCAAACATTTCAAAAGAAACGATTGAAGAAATGAGAAAAGAGTTTTTATACTATTATCCGCTCGACTGGAGATGTTCTGCAAAAGATTTAATTCCAAATCACCTCACATTCATGATATTCAACCACGTAGCCTTATTTAAAAAAGAACACTGGCCAAGAGGAATTGAAATAAACGGATACGTTACAATTGAGGGCAAAAAACTCTCAAAATCAAAAGGTCCGGTTTTACCAGTTTCAGAAGTTGCAGAAAACTTTGGTGCAGACGTTGCAAGGTTTTACATCACGACATGTGCCGAACTTCCACAGGATGCGGATGTTAAATTCAAAGAAATGGAAAAAGCAAGAGATAATTTAATAAAATTATACGAACTTGCAGTATCTGTCATGGAAGAAGAAAGTACACAAAAAGAATTCTCATTAATTGATAAATGGCTTTTACACAAAACCTACAGTTCAATAAAAGGTGCTGAAACTGCATATGAAGAATTCCAGCTCAGAAAAATTGGTTTGATGTTCTACGAACTCATCAATGATTTAAGATGGTATAAAAGAAGAGGCGGAGAAAACAACAATGTTTTAAAAGAAGTAGTTGAAATCTGGACGAAATTACTTTCACCTGTAACCCCTCACCTCTGTGAAGAAATCTGGGAAAAATTGGGATACAGTGGATTTATTTCGCAGGAAATGTATCCTGAAATTAAATCAGAACTAATTAATGAAGATTTAGAACTTGGAGAAGAATTTATCAAGTCTGCAATGGAAGATATCAGAAATATCAAAGGGGTTGCAAAAATTAACCCTGAAAAAATGTATTTATACACTGCAGACGACTGGAAATACGATCTCCTTGAATTTATGAACGAAAACTCTGAGAAAAACGTAAAAGCAATTATTCCGCTTGTTATGAAAGAAGATAAATTTAAAAGACACGGAAAAGAAGTGATGAAATTGATTAACGAAATAATGAAAATCGGTGTCAAAAAGGCAATAGCGGAAGTAGAAATACTAGAAAATGCCAAAACATTTATTGAAAGTGAATTTGATTGCGAGGTAATTGTAAACGGTGAAGATGTTAAAGGCAAAAAGAAATTTGCAATACCTTACAAACCTGCAATATACATGGAATAA